DNA sequence from the Lycium barbarum isolate Lr01 chromosome 5, ASM1917538v2, whole genome shotgun sequence genome:
TTGCTTCTTAGACTTTAATCGCAACTTTATATGCTCAATAGCTTTGATGTTGGTGTAAGTACAAAATCTGGTTTGAACCTTCTTTACCtaaatatataataaataacAAATTACTAAACAAACTCGAAACTATGAGAAAATCTGATACACTGAAAAGGTCTTAGAATAGTAGCATTTTATTCCTTTTCATAGGCATGTTATTCGACTATGAATTAAGAATATCGTTGCAAAACTTTCCAAGAAACAATTAAATAATACACAATTAAGCTTAGAACTTTATATTTATTTAAAGATTACAACAGTGAATGTATATTAAATGTGTATGACAAGAATATGTATTACCACAAGAGAACAAATActgaaaatatataaaaattatgttTGTTATATATGGCTCaagtatatatacaaaaaaaataccTAAATTATACAACATTGATACACAAATAATAAAAACCAAGTTTAAAAATGAAACATACCATTTACTATACACAATTCATACCAATTATTTTGCCCACAAACAACAATTAAAGTATATGTATTTTAAGCTTAGTACAGTAtatgtattttaagcttataacaGTGAATGTATTATTGGTGTATAAAAAGTGTATGTATTAACCGCAGATGAACAATAAACTCAAAAAATATAACAAAATTATGTCTACCATATATGGCTCAGGTTTATATACAATAAAAATACCTAAATTATACAACATTCATACACCAATAATAAAACTCAAATATAAACATGATACATACCATTTTCTATCCAAATGTCATACCAGTTAATTTGAACATAAACAACAATTAAAGTAATAAATACTTGCTTTTTACCTTCAATTTCGGTTTTGCATGGTTTCTCTTTGATGTTTGACCTTTTTTAACATCTTTTTGTAAAACAATATGAAACTCATTTTCTTTCTTCGGATTTGATGTTCTACCACTGTCAACCTTATTTTTCTTAGAAGAAGGAGAAGCGATTTCATCTTCAAAATCAGAATTAGAAGCGATTTCGTTTGACATTCCAAGCGAAATTTCTTTCCCCTTCCGTTTGCCTTTGCTTCGTGTAACCATTTTTTGTTGAACTACCCTGGGGGTAACAATAAGTTGTTTTCCATCTTCCTTAACAGGAGATTGAGTGAATGCATGCAAGTCGAAAGATGGATCCGGATCAATCTTTGGGTTGGAAGAAGCAAAAAGCCGATTGATTTTAGGAGttgaagtccccatttgaagctTTTTACTATGTGTTCAAACAAGAAAGacgaataaacaaaacaaaaacaatgtGAGTTGTAGAAGATTTGATATCATCAAAGAAACAACGAAAATAGTGTATAATTTTACATCTGGAAGTTGAAATCAATATTTACTAGGAAACAAAAtggaattttgatttttttaattttttttaaaacacagTATAAAATGAAAGAGAGGGAgtttgtgagagagagagagagaagacttTTTTGATAAATGTGAAAACTGATCGTATGAGAGAGAATATCTTTTTGATAAGTGTAAAAACTGATCATATCTTACAATAAAGTCAAAATTTTTAAATACAGATTCTTTCCTTATTAAAAGTCTAAAATCAAGGCACTACACATTAAACTCCAATCTGGTATATGTAGTAAttaaaattgtatattttataaataaaaaaaaatattaatataatttataatatttaacttcaagtgttattattttgTGATTTTCCCTATATTTAAATATCAAGACCACGAGGGGTTTGAATTAGAAAAACAAATGCTGCAAACTGATATGTGTGCAATGTAAATTTTCGTTGGGGCCCAAAATTTCAAAGAAGTCATGCTGTACTTCTTGGAAACAGGGAAGGCTAGCTGGTCCAATAGTTTTGTCCATGATGGAAAAGGTATGTACATAAAATGtttggcaaaatacatcaaaacatcCCTAAATTATAATCCAAAAGTCATTTTCACACTTAAATTATCCTTGCGAtctattacacacctaatatatttAAAAGTAATAGTTTTTACCTCTCCAgagctgatgtggcataaataaaatttataattaaaaaataggcAAGTGAAGTCAaaattcaaataattttttttttaaattattcctCCACCACCACTGCCCCCCCCCCCAACCCTACCCCACGCCACCCCCATCTCTTCCAGCTTCAAACCACCGCCACCGCCACCTCACCCTCCCTTCTCCTCCACCTTCACGCCACCCTACACCCCCaaaccttttttcttcatttcaccAACACCACCTTCCCCCCTCCCTCCCCACCGTCGTTCTTCATCACCACCACCCCATCTTACCGGAACCATCAATCCGCCACCACCATCGCCACCAATTTCACCACCACCAATCCTTCAATAATTGTGGACAAATGAAtttgaacagagggagtattagtaATTTTACTGTTGCTGCTGCTATTACATCAGCAGTAGTAATACCAGCCCGCCTCCACCCCATTACACCAACTCTATTACTACTACTGCTGCTATTCCACCAACTCATATTCACATTTCACCCCATCTCCTCCACCTTCCCACCACCCCTCCGCCGGAGTTCCGACGAACTCGTCTCCAACAACGAGCTTCTTCTTTATCAACCTAATATCAAAATgaaaaattataattaaaaaaatagattttaattataaaaaaaaatcactcctTCTTCTCtattttcttcttcatcttcattaCCACCACTCCCACCCCTCCCCTTCCTCCATCTCCACGCCACCCCACCCCGACGCCCCCAAACCCTTATTCTTCATCATTTCAAAGTCAcaaacaaaaattcaaaaatctgaaattaaaaaaaaaatgtttctctTCAATTCCACCATTTTTGATCTATCAATTAATGGATCAAGCCCATTAGCTATGCAAGAAATCAAATCAAATCATCTTAACCCCTGTCATTAGCTATTTATAATGGGAGCTGGAATCAGCGGTttccagaagaagaagaagaagaagaagaagaaagcaggtTGGTGGTGGGCTGGTGGAGAGTAGAGAGGAAGAAGATGAAGATAAGATAAATATTAAAAATTACTAATTACTACTACGCATCAAGACTCGTTGGAATTCAACTCTTCCATCTTAAAAcgcaaattaaaaagaaaaaagaaaaagtactgaaaataataaaatttattttattttcacgtGGCGCTGACGTGGCATGCGCGTGTGGAACACCACACGCTGTGAAAGTGGTATAATACCTTGCAGGGTGGTCTTAAATTCACTTTTAAGATTttaaggtgtgtaataggtcgctcgtatagtttaagtgcgatatcgacattttgggtataatttaggggtgttttgataTATTTTCCCTAAAATGTTTAGTTACAACAGTAATAAAGCATAAACATTACTCACTccttttcaatttatatgaacctttTAACTGCGCACGAAATTTAATAAACGGGGGAAGACTTTTGCCATGTAAGCTAAAAATATCAGTTCCAATAATACCCTTAAGGGCCCTCTGATTAATTTTCAACGAAAAGCTCTTCAAGAGTCAAAACAAATCTGATAAGGTCGGTTACCGTGTCCAGATTTCCTTTCACTTTAATACTCCATCTTTAACTTTTTTTCTTAAGAAAACTCTTTTTTGTTTCATTACTACTGTTTATCAACCATTCATATGAGTATCAAAAATTAAACAAATTAAAGACCCAATTGACTGAAAAGTCTTGTTGACCCAATTATATCAAAACTTTCATGTGGATTTCTCAATAACCCAGGTATATTAATCTAATTTTATTCCTATATTTCTAAGTTTGTAATGAGATCTGAAGATTTTCTTTTCAAAAATTTACTTAATGAAATTTGGCGCTAACTCTGAATTAGTAAAATTTGAGCGGTAAATATTTTACTCTTCTATGAGCGGCAACAGTAAATTTTAAAttggcttaatacccagatggacccttaaacttgacatgttttgtaagataggcatataaacttataaggtgaccagataaacacttaaacttactaagtgtatttttcaagtttttcagttgttttgaaaacaaaaactatatttttcaaacactcacaattttcatggccaaacaagccctaaatatatcacaaaatattttttttaaaatgcaaaaataaggcaaacgcatatacatgagactataaatgtgcacttaaaccaataaatactcgctaatcgcaattttgcagctttcaattaactcggatttttttttacacttgaataattaaaaaacaataactttaaccaataaaaatccttaaaaaaagaaatttcaaattaagaaatttcttttttttaaggattttcttctcggctttacagttttcttaatttgaaatttcttttacacttgaaatactgaacttagaaatttcttaatttgaaatttctttttttaaggatttttattggttaaagttattgttttttaattattcaagtgtaaaaaaaaaattcgagttaattgaaagctgcaaaattgcgattagcgagtatttattggtttaagtgcacatttatagtctcatgtatatgcgtttgccttatttttgcattttaaaaaaaatattttgtgatatatttagggcttgtttggccatgaaaattgtgagtgtttgaaaatatagtttttgttttcaaaacaattgaaaaacttgaaaaatacactttgagtaagtttaagtgtctatctggtcaccttataagtttatatgcctatcttacaaaacatgtcaagtttaagggttcatctaggtattaagccttttAAATTTAAGTGAAGAGCTTTTGTATTTGTACAGAGATGTTGAATATTCTTTCTATCATTCAGCCCTACTAGTCCTCCTAATTAAATCTCGTAGTTCTTTCCTGTAAAAATCAGGTTCTTCATTGTGCCTTTATATCCTTTGCGTTTGTAGTTAATGTAAACAGATGAGTCAATCAGACTTAATGAGGAGTCAGAAACGACTAAATATGGAGGAACGTCAAGCTATTGCGGAATTCCTTTTGAAGGAAAGCAAAAGAGGATGTGTTAATAATGGATCTTTAAAACAAGCTACTGTTCTGTTTAATACTTCAAAAAGCACTGTACAACGAATTTGGGTTCAAACAAAATTTTGTGTTCGTAATGGTACTCAGTTAGATGTGTCTACAAACAAATATCCGATCTCTGGCTTGTGCTGTGCATATGTCAGCATCAACTGTGTTTCGGCGTTACAAAGAAGGAGCTATAAGGGCACACACCAATGCCATAAAACCTCATTTGACAGAGAACAACAAAAAGGCAATGATTCAATTCTGTTTATCAATGATTGTATCAAGTACACTTTGTTCGAATCCTATGTTTTTAGACATGTATCACTATGTCCATATTGATGAAAAATGGTTCTTTCTAACCGAAAAATGGTTCTTTGTAACCGAAACAAGTGAAAGGTATTATCTTCTccctgaagaagaagaagaagaagcaaaccCTTATAGGTCTTGCCAAAGTAAGAAATTTTATAACGAAAACTATGTTTATGGCTGCTGTAGCACGCCCTAGGTATGACGAGGATGGAATAGAGTTGTTTTCAGGGAAAATAGGAATCTTTCCTTTTGTTTTCCAAGGACCAGCTAAAAGGAATAGCAAAAACCGAGTGGCGGGAACTTTGGAAACAAAGCCTATTTTATCTGTCACTAAAGATGTCACTAGGAGTTGTATAATTGAAAAGGTTCTTCCAGCGATTCGATCAAAATGGCTGCTTGCACATGCAAATGCTCCTATTTTTATCCAACAAGATAACGTAAGACCTCATCTTAGCGTCAACGACTTAGAATTTAATGAAGCTGCCAAACAAGATGGTTTTGATATTAGGTTATGCTTTCAACCTCCTAATAGTCCGAATATGAATGTTTTGGACCCCGGATTCTTCAGAGCTATTCAATCCCTTCAGTATCAAAGGGCTCCTTTAACTATTGATGAGCTAATAGAAGCAGTTGAGAAATCTTTTGATGAGATGGAAGTTCATAGATTGAATCATGTGTTTCTCACTCTACAGTCTTGCATGGTCGAGGTGATGAAAGATAAAGGTGGGAACAACTACAAAATCCcacatatgaacaaggaaagaataGAATGAGGAAATCTTCCTATTCAAGTTTGTTGTGACGTTGGTGTAGTTAATGAAGTTGTAGCTCAACTTCAGATGTGATacatgtatacggtaaaaatcggatatatattaaaccggtaagaccagagacCGAAGGAAGAAAAGGACAAGCACGTGTACGAAGACTCTTTTTGGACCGGAGGAATGCTTGAACCGAAgaaaaggaagggcatcatttggtccggcttctccatagccgagttggtcgtggccgttggtccgtttgatcgtggccgttccgggtgatccgttacacaattgccacgcatcaataccgttctgccacattgtgcTGCCAATCGTATGGGTGTCaaaccgtacgaccaaccttatccattttagggttatTCTTTATTCTTTAGGGTCTTATGTTGTATGACGCCTATGAGGCAAAACTgtaaataggggtcattaccctacttttaggAGTTGGCTCCTCAGATCTAGAACATATTGTGatagcataatatacaacattcTCCTGCTTATTATCTGATTTTAgtccggatttattgtgttcTTGTTAGATTTGTTCAATAAAGCAATAtcatatattatttaatacacGCATTATTACAAGCTATCAATCACAATTCATATTACTCATAGCTCATCTTAAaccattttctctcaatcaagaatagattaaagttcaaccatatatcctatacctcactaataaatttaattgattatccaaatttggggtaaacagtttggcgcccaccgtggggctaggataacagtggtctttgatctagatctctatcttacccgtcAGAATAAAAAATATCTCTTGTTCATCTCtgtaaaaacggaccaaatggctaacagtggacaatctggtcacgtcaacaacaacgagattgtggccgaaaatgaagacagtgggccacgaggattaccaaaccccgctgacccgaaccccgttaatttgagagagggcctcaaccggcaaaacaccgtggaccaggagaatgccgcccagccggccgctgatcctttaaatacttacaattcaattactttgttccggacacagggccggaaagaaccggatatcccgaatgataatattgacttacgtttaatttttgaaatgttgcaggaacagagagcatcgattgccgaacaaggaatcacaatagcccagttgcaaaacagaagagataaaacgaccccggagaaggcgaagggtgttgctgaacccagaagagacgAGGCACcgatggttgaaagcaatgggtccggagctggttcatccaccaaggttctgagaatgctcgaaacattggcgaagcgggtggaCTCGATCGAAAatagggtggaaacatataactctcgggtggatcaaatcccgggggctccgcctattttgaaagggccggattcgaagagatacatccaaaggccttttcctccgagtgcggctccgaaattgatcccgaagaggttcaaaatgccggatatctagAAATATGActgcacaacggaccctcacgaacacgtgacctcatacacctgcgctataaaaggaaatgatatggaagaagatgaaatcgaatccgtgttgctgaaaaagttcggggaaactctgtcaaaaggagcattgacttggtacgaccatatgcccgagcattcaatcacttctttcgaaatgctagCCGACGCGTTagtaaaagcacacgccggagccaaaaaggtgcaggctcggaaggcggatattttctgtatagcccaaagagacgatgagttactgcgtgaatttgttaaccgattccaaagggaacaaatggagctccccccggttccggaggaatgggctgcacaaacTTTCACAAAGGGCTtaatgttcggagctcgacggctacgtttaaattaaaggaaagcttgctggaatacgaggctgtgacatgggcagatgtccataaccgatacgagtcaaagattcgggtggaggatgaccaaatcgagcttcccccggggccagtaaatatgaacaaaagtttttagagaccaaggaaaaattacgaaccagaggccagatcatcgagggaaaggtatcagcCTTATTCTCATTAggaaaaaccaagcttcaggtcggagaaatccagggttggcccgagccatttctccagtcggggtgataaacgggtcgagcaCCCGTCGAACAGTctaggtctctcattcaggagcgatgccggaagctctgccggcaacaaagactcgccgaggatatcggagtacaacttcaacgtcaacacctcggacctcgtctcggctattagCCGTATCCCgaatgtaagatggccgagacctctaaggtcggatccgggtcaACGGGACCCAaacatgatgtgtgaatatcatggaacccatggacacagaactgagaattgtcgccagctaagagaggaggtagcccggttactgaataATGGCCATCTCCGGGAATTGCTGAGTGAatgagccaaaggtcactacaaggaaagggagactcataaaagaaccgagccagtagaaccccatcatataatcaacatgataatcgggggcaccgataccccatgagggccggtgatgaaacgaaccaaggtTTCTGCTGTGCGTGAAAAGCGCGGCCGGGATTatatacccgagggttccatctctttcagcaacgaggacgcaaaaggcatcattcaaccgcacaattatgcattggtaatctctattcttatttttaaaactcaaattaagcgtattttgattgacccaggtagctcggccaacatcatccggtagAGAGTGgacgaacagctaaggctactcgatcagattgtaccggtatcccgagtactcagcgggttcaacatggcgagcgaatccacaaagggggagatcacATTGCCGataaacatcgatggcactatccagcaaacagtgttctatgtaatcgaaggagatatgaagtataatgcattactgggtagaccctggatacatagcatgagggccgtgtcgtcgacattgcatcagctgctaaaATTCTCGACTCcagaggggataaaaaccatacgaggtgaacaacccgctgcaagggagatgtttgcGGTCGAGAAAGCGAAACCTCAGCCCTAAAAATtggatcaaaaggaagaagatttaaccgggggaaaggacaccaaatagcaatcaaagcactcggggttagatccggggtatgaagaggatgatttcggtgtacccagatcattcgtcatgccaaatgactcggacgcaaccaagtcaacagtagaggagctggagcagatcatcttgttcgaatatctaccggacagaaaggtatacctgggcacggggttaacctcggagctcaggaataagttaattgaatttcttcgagctaatgtcgattgcttcgcatggtcccatatagatatgacaggtataccaccggaagtaacaactcataagctcagcttagacgggaggtttcccccggtgaagcagaaaagaaggcccatggcagaggaaaaacacgccttcgtaaaagacgaggtaacgaagcttttaaaaataggctctatccgggaggtaaagtacccgaactggctagctaacgtagttgtggtgccgaagaaaggtaataaatttcgaatgtgtgttgattataaggatctaaacaaagcatgcccgaaggattcattttcgttgcctcacatcgatagaatgatcgatgcgacggccgggcatgagatgttaagttttctcgacgcttactccgggtataaccaaattcggatgcacccggaggatcaagagaaaacatcctttattacccgatatgggacttactgttacaatgtcatgcctttcgaATTAAAAAATGCCGGTACAACtaaccaacgcctagttaatgggatgttcgaagaataaatagggaaaacaatagaagtttatattgacaacatggtggtcaagtccctggaaacagagggccatttaaagcatttgcaggaaaccttcgatgtactccgcaagtataacatgaagctcaacccggagaaatgtgccttcggtgtccagtctggtaaatttttgggattcatggtgtcgaaccgggggattgaaatcaactcggacaagatcaaagccatcgaggacattgaggtggtgaataacatcaaaggagtgcagaggctcaccggaaggatagcggcgctgagtcgtttcatatcgaattcctcggacaagagtcaccgatTCTTCTccttgttgaagaagaagaacgactttgtttggacaccggaatgccaaagagctttacaagaattaaaaaggtacttgtccaTCCCACCGCTATTGCATACACCAAAAGtggacgagcagctttttctctaccttgctgtcttcgaggtagcggtaagtggcgttttggtccgggaggaatcaggtacgcaatttccCATAtactatgtaagtagaactttgggggatgcggagacccgctatccccacttggaaaaattggcattggcattggtaagtgcttctagaaagcccaagccctactttcaatgccatccgatatgtgtagtgactacttaccccctaaaaaacgtCATGCACAAaccagaattatcgggtagactaactaaatgggccgtagaaattagcggatatgatatcgaatacaagcctcagacggccatcaagtcccagatcttggccgactttgtggcagacttcaccccggctttggtccccgaggttgagaaagaacttctgctaacctcggggaaagcttcgggtatttggtcgctacacacggatggagcctcgaacctcaaaggttccgggctagggattgtccttagaaccccggccggggatgccattcgacaatccattagaactgttaaattgactaacaatgaagctgggtataaggctatgattgcaggtttggaattagcccggagtatgggggccgaaattaTCGAGGCGAAATGCGATTCTCtgttggtcgtaaaccaggtgaacgacaTCTTCGAGGTCAAAGACGAACGAATGCAAAGGTGTTTGgagaaaatccaagtgatactacaccggtttaaagaatggaccatgcagcatgtaccgagggagcagaacagtgaagttgatgcatt
Encoded proteins:
- the LOC132639179 gene encoding uncharacterized protein LOC132639179, with translation MGAGISGFQKKKKKKKKKADLMRSQKRLNMEERQAIAEFLLKESKRGCVNNGSLKQATVLFNTSKSTVQRIWVQTKFCVRNASTVFRRYKEGAIRAHTNAIKPHLTENNKKAMIQFCLSMIVSSTLCSNPMFLDMYHYVHIDEKWFFLTEKWFFVTETSERYYLLPEEEEEEANPYRSCQTRPRYDEDGIELFSGKIGIFPFVFQGPAKRNSKNRVAGTLETKPILSVTKDVTRSCIIEKVLPAIRSKWLLAHANAPIFIQQDNVRPHLSVNDLEFNEAAKQDGFDIRLCFQPPNSPNMNVLDPGFFRAIQSLQYQRAPLTIDELIEAVEKSFDEMEVHRLNHVFLTLQSCMVEVMKDKGGNNYKIPHMNKERIE